The following coding sequences are from one Eptesicus fuscus isolate TK198812 chromosome 7, DD_ASM_mEF_20220401, whole genome shotgun sequence window:
- the MYF5 gene encoding myogenic factor 5 — protein MDLMEGCQFSPSEYFYDGACIPSPEGEFGDEFEAPAAAFGAHRAELQGSDEDEHVRAPSGHHQAGHCLLWACKACKRKSTTVDRRKAATMRERRRLKKVNQAFETLKRCTTTNPNQRLPKVEILRNAIRYIESLQELLREQVENYYSMPGQSCSEPASPTSNCSDGMPECNSPVWSRKSSSFDSIYCPDVPNVYATDKSSLSSLDCLSSIVDRITNSEQPGLPLQHPASLSPVASTDSQPATPGASSSRLIYHVL, from the exons ATGGACCTGATGGAAGGCTGCCAGTTCTCGCCTTCTGAGTATTTCTACGACGGCGCCTGCATCCCGTCCCCCGAGGGCGAGTTCGGGGACGAGTTTGAGGCCCCGGCGGCTGCCTTCGGGGCGCACCGAGCAGAGCTGCAAGGCTCCGACGAGGACGAGCACGTGCGAGCACCCTCGGGCCACCACCAGGCCGGCCACTGCCTCCTGTGGGCCTGCAAGGCGTGCAAGAGGAAGTCCACCACCGTGGACAGGCGGAAGGCGGCCACCATGCGCGAGCGGAGGCGCCTGAAGAAGGTCAACCAGGCTTTCGAGACGCTCAAGAGGTGCACCACGACCAACCCCAACCAGAGGCTGCCCAAGGTGGAGATCCTCAGGAATGCCATCCGCTACATAGAGAgcctgcaggagctgctgagggaGCAGGTGGAGAACTACTACAGCATGCCGGGACAGAGCTGCTCCGAGcccgccagccccacctccaactGCTCCGACGGCATG CCTGAATGTAACAGCCCTGTCTGGTCCAGAAAGAGCAGCAGTTTTGACAGCATCTACTGTCCTGATGTACCAAATG TATATGCCACAGATAAAAGCTCCTTATCCAGCCTGGATTGCTTATCCAGCATAGTGGATCGGATCACCAACTCAGAGCAACCTGGATTGCCTCTGCAGCACCCGGCCTCTCTCTCCCCAGTTGCCAGCACTGATTCACAGCCTGCAACCCCAGGGGCTTCTAGTTCAAGGCTAATCTATCATGTCCTATGA